The window TGCGGAGCATGAATTTCCACAATCCCTGACCGCGCTTCCTCTGACCTCGGCCCATGACCTTCGGGAGCATCCCCATGCATTCCTCGCGGCGTCACAGGACGAAGTGGCCCGGGTGGTCAGCATCCCCAGCTCCGGCACCAGCGGACCGGGCAAACGAATATTTTTCACGCCCAATGACCTGGAACGCATTCGGCATTTCTTTCGACGAGGCATGCGGAATCTTGTTCAACCGGGCGAAACAGCGCTGGTACTCCTGCCCGGCGAACGTCCGGACAGCGTTGGCAGGCTCCTCGGTGACGCGTTGTCGTCCTTTGACGTGCGTGCCTTGGTATGCGGTCCCCTGGAATCTCCTTTGGGGACCCTGCACCGAATGACACGGGAAAACGTCCGCTGCGTGGTCGGTTCCCCGGCCCATGTGCATATCCTTGCCGCGCATGCCCGGTACGGGGAAGACAGCCCCAAACCCCGACTTCGCTCGGCGCTGCTCTGCTGGGACGCGGTGCCTCCGGCCCTGGCGCACGCTGTGGAGCAAGGGCTGCACTGTCGGGCCTTTCACCACTGGGGCATGGTGGAAACAGGACTGGGCGGCGCAGTGGAATGCGGCCGCGCCCCGGGGATGCATCTGCGCGAAGCCGATCTGTACGTGGAGATCCTCTGCCCCGGAACAGGCCGACTTGTCCCGGACGGTGAATGGGGTGAAATCGTCGTGACCACGTTGACACGCCGTGCCATGCCGCTGATTCGATACCGCACAGGAGACCGGGGCCGCATCCTGCCCGGGACGTGTCCCTGCGGCAGTATTCTGCGTCGCCTTGACCCAGCCGTGCGTCGGCTGCCCCAAGATACCACGCACAATTCCAATCAAAACGGTTCCCCACTGGACGCGGCCGCCCTTGGTGACATACTTTACGCAGTGCCGGGCTTGGCCGACTTTGCCG of the Paucidesulfovibrio gracilis DSM 16080 genome contains:
- a CDS encoding DVU_1553 family AMP-dependent CoA ligase, which translates into the protein MVTRSWLDRWLAEALVQNNASAPPPDSAISRLALLQYQGRQCRRTVDNARKNSPFYRTALRHVRFAEHEFPQSLTALPLTSAHDLREHPHAFLAASQDEVARVVSIPSSGTSGPGKRIFFTPNDLERIRHFFRRGMRNLVQPGETALVLLPGERPDSVGRLLGDALSSFDVRALVCGPLESPLGTLHRMTRENVRCVVGSPAHVHILAAHARYGEDSPKPRLRSALLCWDAVPPALAHAVEQGLHCRAFHHWGMVETGLGGAVECGRAPGMHLREADLYVEILCPGTGRLVPDGEWGEIVVTTLTRRAMPLIRYRTGDRGRILPGTCPCGSILRRLDPAVRRLPQDTTHNSNQNGSPLDAAALGDILYAVPGLADFAVQAPSPHQQPANVTIQVSTVAHAGSSAEDAVLQQVRQAIQQLSSLPCDPADVCITATGHGAPVLPGLQKRVLNMPTPPLQETSS